The Rhinoraja longicauda isolate Sanriku21f chromosome 25, sRhiLon1.1, whole genome shotgun sequence genome has a window encoding:
- the ctu1 gene encoding cytoplasmic tRNA 2-thiolation protein 1, which yields MPVHCSCCDKNAAVLRRPKTGHALCKECFFWAFEEETHQMIVSAKLFQKGETIGIGASGGKDSTVLAHVLKVLNDRYNYGLNLMLLSVDEGISGYRDDSLETVKRNQQQYDLPLKIISYEELYGWTMDQIVRKVGLKNNCTFCGVFRRQALDRGAMMLKVDKVCTGHNADDIAETVLMNFLRGDIARLRRCTAITTGSEGAIPRCKPLKYAYEKEIVLYAYFKKLDYFSTECVYSPNAYRGYARAFLKDLESIRPSAIMDVIHSGENLSVKEDVKMPRQGTCKRCGYISSQVLCKACVLLEGLNRGLPKLGIGKHANLHNRLLNKEPLTEAEMKKLRSVDF from the exons ATGCCAGTTCACTGCAGCTGCTGTGACAAGAATGCAGCAGTTCTCAGGCGTCCCAAAACAGGGCATGCCCTCTGCAAAGAGTGCTTTTTCTGGGCTTTCGAAGAGGAGACGCATCAGATGATCGTATCTGCAAAGCTTTTCCAGAAGGGAGAGACCATTGGAATTGGGGCTTCTGGTGGGAAAGACTCAACTGTTCTAGCTCATGTTTTGAAAGTCTTAAATGATCGATATAATTATGGCTTAAATCTGATGCTGCTTTCTGTGGACGAAGGCATCAGTGGTTATCGTGATGATTCCTTGGAGACAGTAAAGAGAAACCAGCAACAGTACGATCTGCCACTGAAGATTATTTCCTACGAAGAGTTATACGGCTGGACAATGGACCAGATTGTGAGGAAAGTTGGTTTGAAGAACAATTGCACGTTTTGTGGGGTCTTCAGACGGCAAGCTCTCGATCGTGGGGCCATGATGCTGAAAGTAGACAAGGTCTGCACAG GTCACAATGCAGATGATATTGCTGAGACAGTCTTGATGAATTTCCTGCGTGGAGATATTGCTCGACTGCGCCGCTGTACAGCAATTACCACGGGTAGTGAAGGGGCAATTCCTCGTTGCAAACCTCTCAAGTATGCTTATGAGAAAGAAATAGTGCTGTATGCTTACTTCAAGAAGCTGGACTACTTCTCCACTGAATGTGTGTATTCCCCTAATGCATACAGGGGCTATGCGCGTGCTTTCCTGAAAGATTTGGAGTCAATCCGACCAAGTGCTATTATGGATGTGATTCACTCTGGTGAAAACCTCTCTGTGAAGGAGGATGTGAAGATGCCCAGACAAGGCACCTGCAAACGGTGTGGTTACATTTCTAGCCAAGTACTCTGCAAGGCTTGCGTTTTGTTGGAGGGACTGAACCGTGGGCTTCCTAAACTCGGTATCGGCAAACATGCAAACCTGCATAATCGATTGCTAAACAAGGAACCACTCACTGAGGCAGAAATGAAGAAATTAAGATCAGTTGATTTCTGA